A genomic region of Chloroflexota bacterium contains the following coding sequences:
- a CDS encoding GyrI-like domain-containing protein, translated as MGKVDLKKDLKHLYNPSAVEVSVVDVPPMNFLMVNGTGDPNVSLEYQQAMEALFSLSYALKFKIKKSTGVDYAVMPLEGLWWTDDPSQFSMSNKAIWKWTAMIMQPEYVAAEMVAEALDEVRKKKGSPALERVRFETYHEGLSAQIMHIGPYAASLFVGRYKLPPNTSLQPTVPRSTPAANALSAIRKGANDAASYPFRNPR; from the coding sequence ATGGGCAAGGTTGATCTCAAGAAAGACTTGAAGCATCTCTACAACCCATCGGCCGTTGAAGTTTCGGTAGTGGATGTTCCACCGATGAACTTTCTGATGGTCAATGGCACTGGCGACCCAAATGTTTCTCTGGAGTATCAACAGGCAATGGAAGCGCTTTTCTCCCTCTCCTACGCTCTCAAATTCAAGATCAAGAAGAGCACTGGCGTAGATTACGCTGTAATGCCTTTGGAAGGGTTGTGGTGGACGGACGACCCAAGCCAGTTCAGTATGAGCAATAAGGCAATCTGGAAGTGGACAGCGATGATCATGCAACCAGAATACGTTGCGGCTGAGATGGTTGCGGAAGCCCTGGACGAAGTCAGGAAAAAGAAAGGCTCTCCTGCCCTGGAGAGAGTGCGATTCGAAACCTATCACGAGGGTCTATCGGCTCAAATCATGCACATTGGGCCTTACGCTGCCAGCCTATTCGTAGGTAGGTACAAGTTGCCGCCCAACACCTCGCTTCAGCCGACTGTCCCTCGCTCCACGCCTGCCGCTAACGCGCTCTCCGCTATCCGGAAAGGAGCAAACGATGCCGCGAGTTATCCATTTCGAAATCCCCGCTGA
- a CDS encoding VOC family protein, with the protein MPRVIHFEIPADDPARAISFYEKVFGWVIQKWEGPTEYWLITTGPASEPGIDGGLARRTDPTTCTENTIGVASLDGYLQRIEANGGKIIRPKAAVPGVGWLAYCEDTEGNRFGLMQEGPTAK; encoded by the coding sequence ATGCCGCGAGTTATCCATTTCGAAATCCCCGCTGATGACCCAGCGCGAGCCATCTCGTTCTACGAGAAGGTCTTTGGCTGGGTGATCCAAAAATGGGAGGGGCCGACAGAGTACTGGCTCATCACCACTGGCCCGGCAAGCGAACCCGGGATTGATGGCGGATTGGCCAGGAGAACCGACCCCACCACCTGTACCGAGAACACGATCGGGGTAGCGTCTCTGGATGGGTACTTGCAGAGGATCGAGGCGAACGGGGGCAAGATCATCCGCCCGAAGGCAGCCGTCCCTGGAGTGGGTTGGCTGGCCTATTGCGAGGACACTGAGGGCAACAGATTCGGCCTCATGCAGGAGGGCCCGACGGCAAAATAG
- a CDS encoding MFS transporter — protein MPRFRAPIESNVLVIAGTVFLLVTSLFTWYLLLPLYFRDLGASDAQVGLGYSLITLGYTLMQFAGGLLTDRYGRKWLIVVPTFVFGPLYALAGAAQNWPTLLVALFLINSLSAIQSPAFTSLLAESVPEDRRGGAFGAFEFAISLAIAVGPGLGALLLPRVGIRPLMYTTAVLSLVCALLRMVGLRETNHRPSPITLGHLQDFRQEQVRWFLVVACLFATVYTLTLWGPFASLHAEDALGLDKPQINGLFAIGGLAAMVASLLGGRLADRYGGRNILAAACLAHVGTMAAWAIVGTSPTGLALFAASNAGLQMGIVAYSTLLTQIATGRSRGTLVGLFGTITGLIAALAPTVGTYLRVHFGSAAPFWAALGLGFAVSLLLGKVRAPRRAPPAPRRIYSIGHSTRSLDEMVGLLAAHGVQVLVDVRRFPHSRKNPQFNRETLEETLPGQGIEYHWLGDLLGGYRDGGYEGYLATEEFGRGLAELEEIAAGKQTAFMCAEKLFFRCHRRFIADALVERGWRVLHIIEPGREPYEHKSRPESGTPVLRFP, from the coding sequence ATGCCACGCTTTCGTGCTCCCATAGAATCCAATGTCCTGGTCATCGCCGGGACCGTCTTCCTCCTGGTAACTTCGCTTTTCACCTGGTACCTGCTGTTGCCCCTTTACTTCCGCGACCTGGGGGCCAGCGACGCCCAGGTGGGCCTGGGCTATTCTCTGATCACGCTGGGCTACACTTTGATGCAGTTCGCCGGGGGTCTTTTGACCGACCGCTACGGCCGCAAGTGGCTTATTGTAGTGCCCACTTTCGTTTTCGGACCGCTGTATGCCCTGGCCGGGGCTGCTCAAAACTGGCCCACGCTCCTCGTCGCCCTGTTCCTCATCAATTCCCTGAGCGCCATCCAGTCGCCGGCCTTCACCTCGCTTTTGGCCGAGTCGGTGCCAGAGGATCGGCGCGGGGGAGCCTTCGGCGCCTTCGAGTTCGCCATCAGCCTGGCCATCGCTGTGGGCCCGGGCCTGGGAGCGCTCCTGCTACCCCGGGTCGGCATCCGACCGCTGATGTACACGACGGCCGTGCTCTCCCTTGTCTGTGCCCTCTTGCGGATGGTGGGCTTGCGCGAGACGAATCACCGCCCATCGCCCATCACGCTGGGACACCTGCAGGATTTTCGCCAGGAGCAAGTTCGTTGGTTCTTGGTTGTCGCCTGCCTCTTCGCCACAGTGTACACCTTGACCTTGTGGGGACCTTTCGCCTCTCTCCACGCCGAGGACGCCTTGGGGCTCGATAAGCCCCAGATCAACGGCTTGTTTGCCATAGGTGGCTTGGCCGCGATGGTGGCCAGCCTGCTGGGCGGCCGCCTGGCTGATCGCTACGGGGGTCGTAACATCCTGGCGGCTGCTTGTTTGGCCCACGTTGGCACGATGGCGGCCTGGGCGATAGTGGGAACCTCCCCGACGGGGCTCGCTCTCTTCGCTGCTTCCAACGCTGGCCTGCAGATGGGCATCGTGGCTTACAGCACTCTACTGACCCAGATCGCGACGGGACGATCTCGAGGGACGCTCGTCGGTCTTTTCGGCACCATCACCGGTCTCATCGCTGCCCTCGCCCCGACCGTGGGAACGTATTTGCGGGTCCATTTTGGCTCTGCTGCCCCATTTTGGGCTGCTCTCGGGCTGGGCTTCGCCGTGAGCCTTCTCTTGGGCAAAGTCCGCGCCCCTCGCCGCGCGCCACCCGCGCCTCGCCGAATCTATTCCATCGGCCACTCCACCCGCAGCCTGGACGAGATGGTGGGACTCCTCGCCGCCCACGGGGTCCAGGTGCTGGTGGACGTGAGGCGCTTCCCCCACTCGCGCAAGAATCCCCAATTCAACAGGGAGACCTTGGAGGAAACACTGCCAGGGCAGGGGATCGAATATCACTGGCTGGGCGACTTGTTGGGCGGCTACAGGGATGGCGGCTACGAAGGTTACCTGGCCACGGAGGAATTCGGGCGCGGGCTGGCGGAACTGGAAGAGATAGCGGCGGGGAAGCAGACAGCGTTTATGTGCGCGGAGAAACTGTTCTTCCGCTGTCACCGTCGCTTCATCGCCGATGCCCTGGTGGAGCGAGGCTGGCGAGTTTTGCACATCATCGAGCCGGGACGGGAGCCCTACGAGCACAAATCACGACCTGAGAGCGGGACACCGGTGCTGCGTTTTCCGTAG